The Citrifermentans bemidjiense Bem genome window below encodes:
- a CDS encoding response regulator, which translates to MTTELLQQHGYRVIEAADGREALEKFLAHQDQIKLVIMDLVMPRMNGRDAFDAIAKCNPDLKVLFTSAYPPEEVDAGRAVLPEGSFLAKPCQPRPLLLAVRRLLGTGRGMRQEMLTRG; encoded by the coding sequence GTGACGACCGAACTGCTGCAGCAGCACGGCTACCGCGTCATCGAGGCGGCCGACGGCCGCGAGGCGCTGGAAAAATTCCTGGCCCACCAGGACCAGATCAAGCTGGTGATCATGGACCTGGTGATGCCGAGGATGAACGGCCGCGACGCCTTCGACGCGATCGCTAAATGCAACCCCGACCTCAAGGTCCTTTTCACCAGCGCCTACCCCCCCGAAGAGGTCGACGCCGGCCGGGCGGTTCTGCCCGAGGGGAGCTTCCTCGCCAAGCCTTGCCAGCCGCGCCCCCTGCTCTTGGCGGTCAGGCGCCTGCTCGGCACCGGCCGGGGGATGAGGCAGGAGATGCTCACCCGCGGCTGA